A genomic region of Pseudomonas sp. KU43P contains the following coding sequences:
- a CDS encoding LysR substrate-binding domain-containing protein, whose translation MNLFQLRAFDAVAREGSFTRAAERLFISQPAVTGHVKALEEHYQITLLRRTARRVELTEEGTRLAAITRAMFGLAEEAQAMLEANRQLLTGRLEVAADGPHRVMPMLALLRERYPGITVNLRLGNAQETLAALLSEHADVAVLTEIEPRKGLHLQSLCESHLCALLPVGHDWASGEGDLPLAALHQQIMVLREPSSTTRRTFDKACAQAKVQPRVLLELDSREAVTEAVASELGIGVVSSTEVAHDPRVVARPLAGEGLRNQHMLGCLERRRELRLIQAFLGLAASL comes from the coding sequence ATGAACCTGTTCCAGCTTCGTGCTTTCGATGCCGTTGCCCGCGAAGGCAGCTTCACACGTGCCGCCGAGCGTCTGTTCATCAGCCAGCCGGCGGTCACCGGGCACGTCAAGGCACTCGAGGAGCACTATCAGATCACGCTGCTCAGGCGTACCGCTCGGCGCGTCGAACTCACCGAAGAAGGCACGCGCCTGGCGGCCATCACCCGTGCCATGTTCGGCCTGGCCGAGGAGGCGCAGGCCATGCTCGAAGCCAATCGTCAGCTCCTTACCGGGCGTCTGGAGGTGGCTGCCGATGGGCCGCACCGGGTCATGCCCATGCTGGCGCTGCTGCGCGAGCGCTATCCAGGCATTACCGTCAACCTGCGCCTGGGCAATGCGCAGGAGACCCTGGCCGCGCTGCTGTCGGAGCATGCTGACGTCGCCGTGCTGACCGAGATCGAGCCGCGCAAGGGGCTGCATCTGCAGAGCCTCTGCGAGTCGCACTTGTGCGCATTGCTGCCCGTAGGCCACGACTGGGCCAGCGGCGAGGGTGACCTGCCGCTGGCCGCACTGCACCAGCAGATCATGGTCCTGCGCGAGCCGAGCTCGACAACCCGGCGTACGTTCGACAAAGCCTGTGCCCAGGCCAAGGTACAACCGCGTGTACTGCTGGAACTGGACAGCCGCGAGGCGGTGACCGAAGCCGTGGCCTCGGAACTGGGCATTGGTGTTGTCTCGTCGACCGAGGTGGCGCATGACCCGCGTGTGGTGGCTCGACCGTTGGCGGGAGAGGGGCTGCGTAACCAGCACATGCTCGGTTGCCTGGAGCGGCGCCGCGAATTGCGCTTGATCCAGGCCTTCCTTGGCTTGGCGGCAAGCCTGTGA